A region of the Mycobacterium sp. NBC_00419 genome:
CCTACTGGGGTGTTTCGCCATGACCGAGACCGGCCATGGCAGCGACGTTCAGTCCATCGAGACCACGGCGACCTACGATCCGGGCACTGGAGAATTCGTCATCAACTCCCCCACCCCATCCTCACGCAAGGACTACATCGGCGGTGCGGCGCAAACCGCAAGGGTGGCCGCTGTTTTCGCCCAGCTGATCACCGGCGGCGAAGGACACGGGGTGCACTGCTTCGTCGTCCCGTTGCGCGACGAGGACGGAAACGACCTGCCCGGCGTCACCACGTCGGACTGCCACTACAAAGGTGGGCTGCCCGGTGTCGACAACGGGCGGATCATGTTCGACCACGTCCGCGTTCCCCGGGAGAACCTGCTCAACAAGTACGCTGACGTGGCACCCGACGGCACATACTCCTCGCCTATCGAGAACCAGAACCGCCGGTTCTTCACGATGCTGGGCACCCTGATCCGCGGGCGGGTCACCGTCGGCGGCAGCGCGGCGGCGGCGGCGCGGGTGGGCTTGGACATCGCGGTGCGGTATGCGTTGCAGCGCAGGCAGTTCAGCGCACCCGACGACGAGGGCGAAGTGCTGATCATGGACTACCTGGCGCACCAGCGCCGGCTGTTCCCCCTGGTCGCGCGCTCCTATGCGCTGCAGTTCGCCCAGAACGAACTGGTCGCCCGGCTGCACGACCTGCAGACCTCCGAGGACCCCGACGCCGAGGAGCAGCGCGAACTGGAGTCAAGGGCGGCCGGACTGAAGGCCGCCAACACCTGGCATGCCAGCGCCGCCATCCAGGAAGCGCGCGAAGCCTGCGGTGGCGCAGGCTATCTCGCCGAGAACCGGCTGATCGCGCTGCGCGCCGACACCGACGTGTTCACCACGTTCGAAGGCGACAACCATGTGCTGACCCAACTGGTCGCCAAGGAACTGCTGACCGCTTACGCCGACGACATCAAGGGCATGAGCCCGGTCGAATGGGTGCGCTTCGCCGCGAACTTCGCCGGCGACCGGGTGCTGAAACGGACTGCGGCAGAGACGATCATGCAGACCATCCTCGACACCCGCCAGGACAACGAGGAGGAGGGCAGCCTGTTCAACCGGGGCACCCAGGTCAAGATGTTCGAGGACCGCGAGCAGTACCTGCTCTCGACGGTGGCCCGGCGCCTGCAGGGCAAGTCCAAGGAGATGCCGGCGTTCGAGGCGTTCAATGCCGTCCAGGACCACGTGCTGCACACCGCGCAGGCCCATATCGACCGGATCGTGCTGGAGGCGTTCGTCGCCGGGATCGACGCCTGCGAGGACGCCGAGGCGCGCCGGGTGCTGGAGATGGTGTGCGACCTCTACGTGCTCACGGTGATCGAGGAGGACAAGGCCTGGTTCATCGAGCACCGGTTCTTGTCCACCGAGCGGTCCAAGGCCGTCACCCGGGGCATCAACGAACGCTGCCGGACGCTGCGGCCCTATGCCGAGGCACTCGTCGACGGCTTCGGGATTCCGGAGCAACTGCGGTACGCCGAGATGCTGCACCCGGAACACTTGGCCTGAGTTTTGACATTTTTGACAAAACGCCGGTGATTTCCCAGTAGCCTCACCGCCGTGGAACTGACGCTGCAGCGAATTGGTGCCTGGTCCGGGACGATCATGTTGATCCTCTACGGGACGTGTATGTCGGGGCTGGCGCGGATGTTCCCGCCGATGTCACCGGTGTGGTCCGCTCAGGAGGTCGCCGACTTCTACGTCGACCACAAGATCTGGATCCGGATCGGTGTCGCGGGGTGCCTGCTGACATCGGTGATCGCCCTGCCGTTCCTGGCGACCATCGTGCTGCGCATCCGCCGCGTCGAGGGTCACTGGGGCATGCTGACGGTCACCCAGCTGTTCGCCGCGGTGATCTTCGTTCCCGCCCTGCTGTTTCCGTTCCTGGTGATGGCGGCCGCGGCGTTCCGGCCGGAGACCAGACCCGCCGAGATCACCATGGCTCTCAACGACGTGTTCTGGCTGATGTTCATCGGCATCGTGGGAACGATCATCATGCAGAACATCGTGC
Encoded here:
- a CDS encoding acyl-CoA dehydrogenase family protein, with amino-acid sequence MTTTAEHLRNALDGRWRDVKNEVRAELATEVFRPHYTPNTAIARAKVAEQLKIMAAAGAAEDGFRKEYGGNGDVGAAVTRIEMLAMSDLSLMVKAGVQWGLFGGAIENLGTERHHQAYVQRIIDVDLLGCFAMTETGHGSDVQSIETTATYDPGTGEFVINSPTPSSRKDYIGGAAQTARVAAVFAQLITGGEGHGVHCFVVPLRDEDGNDLPGVTTSDCHYKGGLPGVDNGRIMFDHVRVPRENLLNKYADVAPDGTYSSPIENQNRRFFTMLGTLIRGRVTVGGSAAAAARVGLDIAVRYALQRRQFSAPDDEGEVLIMDYLAHQRRLFPLVARSYALQFAQNELVARLHDLQTSEDPDAEEQRELESRAAGLKAANTWHASAAIQEAREACGGAGYLAENRLIALRADTDVFTTFEGDNHVLTQLVAKELLTAYADDIKGMSPVEWVRFAANFAGDRVLKRTAAETIMQTILDTRQDNEEEGSLFNRGTQVKMFEDREQYLLSTVARRLQGKSKEMPAFEAFNAVQDHVLHTAQAHIDRIVLEAFVAGIDACEDAEARRVLEMVCDLYVLTVIEEDKAWFIEHRFLSTERSKAVTRGINERCRTLRPYAEALVDGFGIPEQLRYAEMLHPEHLA